GGCGTGCGGCGAGGTTCACGGTGTTGCCGATGACGGTGTAGTCCAGGTGCTCGCCGGAGCCGATGTTGCCGGCCACCACCGGGCCTTCGTGAATGCCGATACCCAGGGGAATCTCGAACTCGCTGCCCTGGATGGCGGCGTTGGCCTCGATCATGTCCAGTGCGCAGGCGCAGGCATCGTGGGCCATGGCGTCACCGTCGAAGACGGCCATGATGCCGTCCCCCCCGAACTTGTCCACGTAACCGCCGTGGGCGTAGACCGCCTCCACCTGGCTGCCCAGGTGCTGGCTGACGGCGGCAAACAATCGCGCCGGTGGGATCGTCTGTGCCAGCGCGGTGAAGCCACGGATGTCGGAGAAGAGAATGCAGACGTGCTGGGACTGCGGCGGCGGAAAGCCGTCTTCCGGCCCCGCGTTCTGGACGATCTGACGCAGCCGCGGGGAGACGTACCGGGCCAGGTTCGCACGCACCCGCTCCAGCTCCTGGGCGTAATCCGCCTTCTCCAGCAGGTTGACCAGGCGCGCACGCACCACCACGGGCTCCAGCGGCCGGCGCAGGAGGTCGTCGCAACCGGCGGCGAACGCTTTCTGCCATGTGGCGCGATCATTGGCCTCGGCGGTGAGCAGTATCGGCGAGAGGTAATAGCCGGGCTCATCGCGAATCTGGCGGCACAGGGCGATGCCGTCCGCACCGAAACTCTCGGCATCCAGCACGAAGGCGTCAAAGGACTCGCGCCGGGCGAGCGTCAGCGCCTCATCGGGATCCCGGGCCTGATCGACGCCGAAGCCGGACGGCTCCAGGATGTCTCTGGCCGTCGGCCCCGAGTCCCCGTGGTCTCCTTCCAGGACCAGTACCCGCCTTTGGGTTCCCGCTCCCACCATTCTTCGCGCCCTCGGCTGTTCCCTGTCACCGATTGTCGCCATTGAGCGACGATCGTTAAAGCTGTTCCAGTTGATTGTAGAGCGAAAATCCGGAAATACCGGAGAGTTCGCTGGTTGCCGCCGCCAGAACGCGGAATCGCTCGCCCATGGCCCCGGGCAGCATCAGCGTCTTGGCCTGCTGGGCCAGCCGGGCCTGCTCCACGGGATCATCACCCCGCCGGGCCTCCAGCAGCTCCGTCACGCCTGCCCCCATCAGGAAATGCGCCTGGGTGTTGTACCCGAGAATGCGCAGCCCCGCAGTGTGGGCACCTTCGGCCACGGCCGTGAAATCGACGA
This sequence is a window from Aquisalimonas asiatica. Protein-coding genes within it:
- a CDS encoding adenylate/guanylate cyclase domain-containing protein, which translates into the protein MVGAGTQRRVLVLEGDHGDSGPTARDILEPSGFGVDQARDPDEALTLARRESFDAFVLDAESFGADGIALCRQIRDEPGYYLSPILLTAEANDRATWQKAFAAGCDDLLRRPLEPVVVRARLVNLLEKADYAQELERVRANLARYVSPRLRQIVQNAGPEDGFPPPQSQHVCILFSDIRGFTALAQTIPPARLFAAVSQHLGSQVEAVYAHGGYVDKFGGDGIMAVFDGDAMAHDACACALDMIEANAAIQGSEFEIPLGIGIHEGPVVAGNIGSGEHLDYTVIGNTVNLAARLCGWASPGDIVVSEAVRGVLRETDAFACVEPREANVRGLKEAITLYRLENREGADAAQEGSDVAGS